In one Lolium rigidum isolate FL_2022 chromosome 3, APGP_CSIRO_Lrig_0.1, whole genome shotgun sequence genomic region, the following are encoded:
- the LOC124704141 gene encoding phenolic glucoside malonyltransferase 1-like: MAPAQQELPPPVLSVLDTALVRPSVTAGAALPESSLPLTFFDVIWLTSPPVERVFFYRLAADADVATILSNLKASLSRALNAYYPLAGRLRLKPGTADRYELHYQPGDGVTFTIAEYSNDGAHFDELASDEPKKVAKIAPLAPTLSEGRALLALQATVLRGGLAIGMAVHHAACDGASSTRFLHAWSSASTSGTDGPPPPVTDRALVNDPSSRLYDFFVKAMPTADQMERVKLSDDQLFATFTLSKEDIQLVKDVVSAEAARRSAAPPRCSSLVATFGFIWSCYQRAKDDAGSNNGHRPTYLCFPVDHRSRMKPPVPDEYLGNCVGGAMHAAPEVQLAAAGAGGLFIACTAVAAAIEEGVGGVRSPETIESWIVRFKEAAVAGTGMLTVAGSPRFRVYEVDLGFGRPAKVDIVSVARTGAMAVADDRSSGGGMEVGISLRAAGMQRFQKCFEDAIAFLHH; this comes from the coding sequence ATGGCGCCAGCACAGCAAGAATTGCCACCCCCAGTCCTCAGCGTCCTCGACACCGCTCTCGTACGGCCGTCGGTGACTGCCGGCGCCGCCCTGCCGGAGTCTTCCCTCCCGCTCACCTTCTTCGACGTCATCTGGCTCACCTCCCCACCCGTCGAGCGTGTCTTCTTCTACCGCCTCGCCGCTGACGCCGACGTCGCCACCATCCTCTCCAACCTCAAGGCCTCGCTCTCCCGAGCACTCAACGCCTACTACCCGctcgccggccgcctccgcctcAAGCCTGGGACGGCTGACCGCTACGAGCTCCACTACCAGCCGGGCGACGGCGTCACCTTCACCATCGCAGAGTACTCCAACGATGGTGCCCACTTCGACGAGCTGGCTAGCGACGAGCCAAAGAAGGTCGCAAAGATCGCCCCGCTCGCACCGACTCTGTCGGAAGGCCGCGCGCTGCTCGCGCTGCAGGCCACCGTGCTGCGCGGCGGCCTCGCCATCGGCATGGCCGTGCACCACGCCGCCTGCGACGGCGCGAGCTCCACTCGCTTCCTGCACGCGTGGTCATCAGCCAGCACCAGCGGCACCGACGGGCCCCCACCACCCGTCACCGACAGAGCTCTCGTAAACGACCCAAGCAGTCGTCTCTACGACTTCTTCGTCAAAGCCATGCCGACCGCCGACCAGATGGAGCGCGTCAAGTTGTCGGACGACCAACTCTTCGCCACCTTCACGCTGTCCAAGGAAGACATACAGCTCGTCAAGGACGTGGTCTCCGCCGAGGCGGCGCGGCGTAGCGCGGCGCCGCCGCGATGCTCCTCGCTGGTCGCCACCTTCGGCTTCATCTGGTCGTGCTACCAGCGCGCCAAAGATGATGCGGGAAGCAACAACGGCCACCGGCCGACATACTTGTGCTTCCCCGTCGACCACCGCTCGCGGATGAAGCCTCCCGTCCCGGACGAGTACCTCGGCAACTGCGTCGGCGGGGCCATGCACGCCGCGCCCGAGGTCCAGCTCGCGgcagccggcgccggcggcctctTCATCGCGTGCACGGCGGTGGCTGCGGCGATCGAGGAGGGGGTGGGTGGCGTCAGATCGCCTGAGACGATAGAGTCCTGGATTGTGCGCTTCAAGGAGGCTGCCGTGGCTGGGACGGGGATGCTGACTGTTGCCGGGTCGCCCAGGTTCCGTGTGTACGAGGTGGACTTGGGGTTCGGCCGGCCGGCCAAGGTGGACATCGTGTCCGTTGCGAGAACcggcgcgatggcggtggcggacgaccggagcagcggcggcggcatggaGGTGGGCATCTCTCTGCGGGCTGCTGGCATGCAGAGGTTTCAGAAGTGCTTCGAGGACGCCATTGCGTTTCTTCACCATTGA